In Kitasatospora sp. NBC_00240, the following are encoded in one genomic region:
- the tkt gene encoding transketolase, whose amino-acid sequence MSTTPTNAFEWTELDERTVDTARVLAMDAVQKVGNGHPGTAMSLAPAAYLIFQRFLRHDPTDPSWVGRDRFVLSPGHTSLTLYTQLYLSGYGLELDDLKAFRVAGSRTPGHPEHGHTAGVETTTGPLGQGIANAVGMAMAARYERGLFDPEAAAGTSPFDHTIWAIVSDGDLEEGISAEASSLAGHQKLGNLVALYDDNHISIEGDTETAFSEDVLKRYEAYGWHVQRVTPKENGDVDVAALAAALDAAKAETSRPSMIAMRTIIAWPAPDAQNTAKAHGSALGAAEIAATKKVLGFNPDETFEVTDEVITHAREVVTRGKAFRAEWQKGFAAWRAGDPQRAAEFDRIQAGELPEGWKKQIPVFPAGKDVATRKASGETLKAIGGVVPELWGGSADLAESNLTTIDEDSSFLPEGNPLKSASPYGRTIHFGIREHAMGSTMNGIALHGKTRVYGGTFLVFADYMRPAVRLAALMKLPVTYVWTHDSIGLGEDGPTHQPVEHLASLRAIPGLSIVRPADANETAVAWRTVIERQTSHPGPVGLALTRQNVPTYDREVFGSAEGTAKGGYILAEASSGVPQVILLGTGSEVQLAVKAREVLEAEGIHTRVVSLPSFEWFQEQDQAYRDSVLPPDVKARVSIEAGIAQGWRELVGDHGRIVSLEHFGASADYQVLFQEFGLTSEAVVAEAHNALRSLEAVNR is encoded by the coding sequence GTGAGCACCACGCCGACGAACGCATTCGAGTGGACCGAGCTGGACGAGCGTACGGTCGACACGGCACGTGTCCTGGCCATGGACGCAGTACAGAAGGTCGGTAACGGACACCCGGGGACGGCCATGTCGCTGGCCCCAGCGGCGTACCTGATCTTCCAGCGCTTCCTGCGCCACGACCCGACGGACCCCTCCTGGGTGGGGCGCGACCGCTTCGTCCTCTCCCCCGGGCACACCAGCCTGACGCTCTACACCCAGCTCTACCTGTCGGGCTACGGCCTGGAGCTGGACGACCTCAAGGCCTTCCGGGTCGCGGGCAGCCGCACCCCGGGCCACCCCGAGCACGGCCACACCGCCGGCGTCGAGACCACCACCGGCCCGCTCGGCCAGGGCATCGCCAACGCGGTCGGCATGGCGATGGCCGCGCGCTACGAGCGCGGGCTCTTCGACCCCGAGGCCGCCGCGGGCACCTCCCCGTTCGACCACACCATCTGGGCCATCGTCTCCGACGGCGACCTGGAGGAGGGCATCTCGGCCGAGGCGTCCTCGCTGGCCGGCCACCAGAAGCTGGGCAACCTGGTCGCGCTGTACGACGACAACCACATCTCGATCGAGGGCGACACCGAGACGGCCTTCTCCGAGGACGTCCTCAAGCGGTACGAGGCGTACGGCTGGCACGTCCAGCGGGTCACCCCGAAGGAGAACGGCGACGTCGACGTGGCGGCGCTGGCCGCCGCGCTGGACGCCGCCAAGGCCGAGACCTCGCGCCCGTCGATGATCGCCATGCGGACGATCATCGCCTGGCCCGCGCCGGACGCCCAGAACACCGCGAAGGCACACGGCTCCGCGCTCGGCGCCGCCGAGATCGCCGCCACCAAGAAGGTGCTCGGCTTCAACCCCGACGAGACCTTCGAGGTGACCGACGAGGTCATCACCCACGCCCGTGAGGTGGTCACCCGCGGCAAGGCCTTCCGCGCCGAGTGGCAGAAGGGCTTCGCCGCCTGGCGGGCCGGCGACCCGCAGCGCGCCGCCGAGTTCGACCGCATCCAGGCGGGCGAACTGCCGGAGGGCTGGAAGAAGCAGATCCCGGTCTTCCCCGCGGGCAAGGACGTCGCCACCCGCAAGGCGAGCGGCGAGACCCTCAAGGCCATCGGCGGGGTCGTCCCGGAGCTGTGGGGCGGCTCGGCCGACCTCGCGGAGTCCAACCTCACCACCATCGACGAGGACAGTTCGTTCCTCCCCGAGGGCAACCCGCTGAAGAGCGCCTCGCCCTACGGCCGGACGATCCACTTCGGCATCCGCGAGCACGCCATGGGCTCGACCATGAACGGCATCGCGCTGCACGGGAAGACCCGCGTGTACGGCGGTACCTTCCTGGTCTTCGCCGACTACATGCGCCCCGCCGTGCGCCTGGCCGCGCTGATGAAGCTGCCGGTCACCTACGTCTGGACGCACGACTCGATCGGCCTCGGCGAGGACGGCCCGACCCACCAGCCGGTGGAGCACCTGGCCTCGCTGCGCGCCATCCCGGGCCTGTCGATCGTCCGCCCGGCCGACGCCAACGAGACGGCCGTCGCCTGGCGCACCGTCATCGAGCGGCAGACCAGCCACCCCGGCCCGGTCGGCCTGGCGCTCACCCGCCAGAACGTCCCGACGTACGACCGCGAGGTCTTCGGCTCCGCCGAGGGCACCGCGAAGGGCGGCTACATCCTGGCCGAGGCCTCCAGCGGCGTCCCGCAGGTGATCCTGCTCGGCACCGGCTCCGAGGTCCAGCTCGCCGTCAAGGCGCGCGAGGTCCTGGAGGCCGAGGGCATCCACACCCGGGTGGTCTCGCTGCCGTCCTTCGAGTGGTTCCAGGAGCAGGACCAGGCCTACCGCGACAGCGTGCTGCCGCCGGACGTCAAGGCCCGGGTCTCGATCGAGGCCGGCATCGCGCAGGGCTGGCGCGAGCTGGTCGGCGACCACGGCCGCATCGTCAGCCTGGAGCACTTCGGTGCCTCGGCCGACTACCAGGTGCTGTTCCAGGAGTTCGGCCTGACCAGCGAGGCCGTGGTGGCCGAGGCCCACAACGCGCTGCGCTCGCTGGAAGCCGTCAACCGCTAA
- the tal gene encoding transaldolase: MTDALKRLSDEGVAIWLDDLSRKRLNTGNLAELVQNKHVVGVTTNPTIFQKAIGGGDTSYDAQLRDLAVRKVTTDEAVRMITTSDVRDAADVLRPVYDASNGRDGRVSIEVDPRLAHETAATIAEAKQLWWLVDRPNVLIKIPATKAGLPAITEVIGKGISVNVTLIFSLERYRAVVDAYLTGLEQAKAKGLDLSAIESVASFFVSRVDTEIDKRLDKVGGDAKALRSKAALANARLAYQAYEEVFGSVDGSTAPGARWKALEAAGANPQRPLWASTGVKDPALPDTLYVTELVAPGTVNTMPEATLEATGDHGEVTAGTITDNYADAKSVMDAIAAAGVEYDDVVQVLEDEGVEKFEQSWNELLDTVTASLASFAAEK; the protein is encoded by the coding sequence ATGACTGACGCATTGAAGCGCCTCAGCGACGAAGGCGTGGCAATCTGGCTGGACGACCTCAGCCGCAAGCGGCTGAACACCGGCAACCTGGCCGAGCTGGTGCAGAACAAGCACGTCGTGGGCGTCACCACGAACCCGACCATCTTCCAGAAGGCCATCGGCGGGGGCGACACCTCCTACGACGCCCAGCTGCGCGACCTCGCCGTCCGCAAGGTCACCACGGACGAGGCCGTCCGCATGATCACCACCTCGGACGTCCGCGACGCGGCCGACGTGCTGCGCCCGGTCTACGACGCCAGCAACGGCCGCGACGGCCGGGTCTCCATCGAGGTCGACCCGCGCCTCGCCCACGAGACCGCGGCGACCATCGCCGAGGCCAAGCAGCTGTGGTGGCTGGTCGACCGCCCCAACGTGCTGATCAAGATCCCCGCGACCAAGGCCGGCCTGCCCGCCATCACCGAGGTCATCGGCAAGGGCATCAGCGTCAACGTCACACTGATCTTCTCGCTGGAGCGCTACCGCGCCGTGGTGGACGCCTACCTGACCGGCCTGGAGCAGGCCAAGGCCAAGGGCCTGGACCTCTCCGCCATCGAGTCGGTCGCCTCGTTCTTCGTGTCCCGCGTCGACACCGAGATCGACAAGCGCCTCGACAAGGTCGGCGGCGACGCCAAGGCGCTGCGCTCCAAGGCCGCGCTGGCCAACGCCCGCCTCGCCTACCAGGCGTACGAGGAGGTCTTCGGCTCCGTCGACGGCTCCACCGCGCCGGGCGCCCGCTGGAAGGCCCTGGAGGCCGCCGGCGCCAACCCGCAGCGCCCGCTCTGGGCCTCCACCGGCGTGAAGGACCCGGCCCTGCCGGACACCCTGTACGTCACCGAGCTGGTCGCCCCCGGCACGGTCAACACCATGCCCGAGGCCACCCTGGAGGCCACCGGCGACCACGGCGAGGTCACCGCCGGCACCATCACCGACAACTACGCCGACGCCAAGTCCGTGATGGACGCCATCGCCGCCGCCGGGGTCGAGTACGACGACGTCGTGCAGGTGCTGGAGGACGAGGGCGTCGAGAAGTTCGAGCAGTCCTGGAACGAGCTGCTCGACACCGTCACCGCCTCGCTGGCCTCCTTCGCAGCCGAGAAGTGA
- the zwf gene encoding glucose-6-phosphate dehydrogenase, whose translation MTQDAEAGDPPPAPVNPLRDPTDRRLPRIAGPSGLVIFGVTGDLSRKKLMPAIYDLANRGLLPPGFSLVGFARREWEDEDFAKEVHDAVKEHARTPFREEVWQQLAKGMRFVQGDFDDDDAFDKLRETIEDLDKAQGTGGNFAFYLSVPPKFFPLVVQQLKKHGLADPPPNSWRRAVIEKPFGHDLESAQELNRIVHEVFPRDEVFRIDHYLGKETVQNILALRFANTMFEPIWNRSYVDHVQITMAEDIGIGGRAGYYDGIGSARDVIQNHLLQLMALTAIEEPASFHPKALVAEKLKVLSAVKLPEDLGKHTVRGQYAAGWQGGEEVVGYLDEDGINPSSKTDTYAAIKLEINNRRWAGVPFYLRTGKRLGRRVTEIAVVFQRAPYLPFDSYATEELGQNALVIRVQPDEGVTVRFGSKVPGTSFEVRDVTMDFAYGESFTESSPEAYERLILDVLLGDANLFPRHQEVELSWEILDPIEKYWDTHGKPAQYPAGGWGPVEADEMLARDGRSWRRP comes from the coding sequence TTGACACAGGACGCCGAGGCGGGAGACCCCCCACCGGCGCCCGTCAACCCGCTCCGTGACCCCACCGACCGGCGGCTCCCGCGCATCGCGGGGCCGTCCGGCCTGGTCATCTTCGGGGTCACCGGCGACCTGTCCCGCAAGAAGCTCATGCCGGCCATCTACGACCTCGCCAACCGGGGGCTGCTGCCGCCGGGCTTCTCGCTGGTCGGGTTCGCCCGCCGCGAGTGGGAGGACGAGGACTTCGCCAAGGAGGTGCACGACGCGGTCAAGGAGCACGCGCGTACGCCGTTCCGCGAGGAGGTGTGGCAGCAGCTCGCCAAGGGCATGCGGTTCGTCCAGGGCGACTTCGACGACGACGACGCCTTCGACAAGCTGCGCGAGACCATCGAGGATCTCGACAAGGCGCAGGGGACGGGCGGCAACTTCGCGTTCTACCTCTCGGTGCCGCCGAAGTTCTTCCCGCTGGTCGTCCAGCAGCTGAAGAAGCACGGTCTGGCCGACCCGCCGCCGAACTCCTGGCGGCGCGCGGTGATCGAGAAGCCCTTCGGCCACGACCTGGAGAGCGCCCAGGAGCTGAACCGGATCGTCCACGAGGTCTTCCCCCGGGACGAGGTCTTCCGGATCGACCACTACCTGGGCAAGGAGACCGTCCAGAACATCCTGGCGCTCCGCTTCGCCAACACCATGTTCGAGCCGATCTGGAACCGGTCGTACGTCGACCACGTGCAGATCACCATGGCCGAGGACATCGGGATCGGCGGCCGGGCCGGGTACTACGACGGCATCGGCTCGGCCCGCGACGTCATCCAGAACCACCTGCTCCAACTGATGGCGCTCACCGCCATCGAGGAGCCGGCCTCCTTCCACCCGAAGGCCCTGGTCGCCGAGAAGCTGAAGGTGCTCAGCGCCGTGAAGCTGCCCGAGGACCTCGGCAAGCACACCGTCCGCGGACAGTACGCGGCCGGCTGGCAGGGCGGCGAGGAGGTCGTCGGGTACCTCGACGAGGACGGCATCAACCCCTCCTCGAAGACCGACACCTACGCGGCCATCAAGCTGGAGATCAACAACCGCCGCTGGGCGGGCGTCCCGTTCTACCTGCGCACGGGCAAGCGCCTGGGCCGCCGGGTGACCGAGATCGCGGTGGTCTTCCAGCGGGCGCCGTACCTGCCGTTCGACTCCTACGCCACCGAGGAGCTGGGGCAGAACGCCCTGGTCATCCGGGTGCAGCCGGACGAGGGCGTCACGGTGCGGTTCGGCTCCAAGGTGCCGGGCACCTCCTTCGAGGTGCGGGACGTGACGATGGACTTCGCCTACGGCGAGTCGTTCACCGAGTCCAGCCCCGAGGCGTACGAGCGGCTCATCCTGGACGTGCTGCTGGGCGACGCCAACCTCTTCCCCCGGCACCAGGAGGTCGAGCTCTCCTGGGAGATCCTCGACCCGATCGAGAAGTACTGGGACACCCACGGCAAGCCGGCGCAGTACCCGGCGGGCGGCTGGGGCCCGGTTGAGGCGGACGAGATGCTCGCACGAGACGGCAGGAGCTGGCGCCGGCCATGA
- the opcA gene encoding glucose-6-phosphate dehydrogenase assembly protein OpcA, with translation MRIDLTDTTSSKINAALMDARRAGGAGAAGMVLTLVIVTDEGSAYDALKAANDASREHPSRTLAVIKRAGRSPRARAETRLDAEILVGSDAGSGETVVLRMHGELAAHAQSVVLPLLLPDAPVVVWWPENSPAHPAQDPLGSIAQRRITDAVTAESPVGQLAQRAQSYTPGDTDLAWTRITGWRSMLAAALDQRPAKVTYAVVEGESYNPSVELLGLWLTTRLHVPVERVVTGGPGITSVTLRTKDGDITLDRPDGLMGTLSMPGAPDRQVALKRRETSELIAEELRRLDPDDIYATSVRTPVERLREPVNAETAAADKAAKAAKTVEAATAAPARVTVKVPAEAKAPAEAAAKAPARKTASGVAKKAPAKRAPKRSGS, from the coding sequence ATGAGGATCGACCTGACGGACACCACGTCCAGCAAGATCAACGCAGCCCTGATGGACGCCCGGCGGGCCGGCGGCGCCGGCGCGGCCGGCATGGTGCTCACCCTGGTGATCGTGACCGACGAGGGCAGCGCCTACGACGCCCTCAAGGCCGCCAACGACGCCTCCCGCGAGCACCCCTCGCGCACCCTCGCGGTGATCAAGCGCGCCGGGCGTTCGCCCCGGGCCCGCGCCGAGACCCGCCTGGACGCCGAGATCCTGGTCGGCTCCGACGCCGGCTCCGGCGAGACGGTCGTCCTGCGGATGCACGGCGAGCTCGCCGCGCACGCGCAGTCGGTCGTCCTGCCGCTGCTGCTGCCGGACGCCCCGGTGGTGGTCTGGTGGCCGGAGAACTCCCCCGCGCACCCCGCGCAGGACCCGCTGGGCTCCATCGCCCAGCGCCGGATCACCGACGCGGTCACCGCCGAGTCGCCGGTGGGCCAGCTCGCCCAGCGGGCCCAGAGCTACACCCCCGGCGACACCGACCTCGCCTGGACCAGGATCACCGGCTGGCGCTCCATGCTGGCCGCCGCCCTGGACCAGCGCCCGGCGAAGGTCACCTACGCCGTGGTCGAGGGCGAGTCGTACAACCCGAGCGTCGAGCTGCTCGGCCTCTGGCTGACGACCCGGCTGCACGTACCGGTGGAGCGGGTCGTCACCGGCGGCCCCGGCATCACCTCGGTGACCCTGCGCACCAAGGACGGCGACATCACGCTCGACCGTCCCGACGGCCTGATGGGCACCCTGTCCATGCCGGGCGCGCCGGACCGCCAGGTGGCGCTCAAGCGGCGCGAGACCTCGGAGCTGATCGCCGAGGAGCTGCGCCGGCTCGACCCGGACGACATCTACGCGACGTCGGTCCGGACGCCCGTCGAGCGGTTGCGCGAGCCGGTCAACGCCGAGACTGCGGCGGCCGACAAGGCTGCCAAGGCCGCCAAGACGGTCGAGGCGGCCACCGCCGCCCCGGCCCGGGTGACGGTCAAGGTGCCGGCCGAGGCGAAGGCTCCGGCAGAGGCCGCTGCCAAGGCTCCGGCCAGGAAGACGGCGAGCGGGGTGGCGAAGAAGGCTCCGGCCAAGCGCGCCCCCAAGCGGAGCGGCTCGTGA
- the pgl gene encoding 6-phosphogluconolactonase, which translates to MTAAVPQLVVHRDKELMAQAAAARLITRIVDAQSARGTASVVLTGGRNGNALLAAIASSPARDAVDWKYLDLWWGDERFLPAGDGERNAVQARAELLDQVPVDPARVHEMPASDGVDGSDVEAAADRYAKELAAAAEPGDRLGVPAFDVLLLGVGPDTHVASLFPEHPGVRETERTVIGVRGAPKPPPTRVSLTLPTIRAAREVWLLAAGEDKADAVALALSGPGELQAPASGAYGRARTLWLLDRAAASNIPAELYPPASA; encoded by the coding sequence GTGACCGCCGCCGTCCCGCAGCTGGTGGTCCACCGGGACAAGGAGCTGATGGCCCAGGCCGCGGCGGCCCGGCTGATCACCCGCATCGTCGACGCGCAGTCCGCCCGCGGCACCGCTTCGGTGGTGCTGACGGGCGGGCGCAACGGCAACGCGCTGCTCGCCGCGATCGCCTCCTCCCCCGCGCGCGACGCGGTGGACTGGAAGTACCTGGACCTCTGGTGGGGCGACGAGCGCTTCCTCCCCGCCGGGGACGGGGAGCGCAACGCCGTCCAGGCCAGGGCCGAGCTGCTGGACCAGGTCCCGGTCGATCCGGCGCGGGTGCACGAGATGCCGGCCTCGGACGGTGTCGACGGCTCCGACGTGGAGGCGGCCGCCGACCGGTACGCCAAGGAGCTGGCCGCGGCCGCCGAGCCGGGCGACCGGCTGGGCGTACCGGCCTTCGACGTGCTCCTGCTCGGGGTCGGCCCGGACACCCATGTGGCGTCGCTCTTCCCCGAGCACCCGGGCGTCCGGGAGACCGAGCGGACGGTGATCGGCGTCCGGGGGGCTCCCAAGCCCCCGCCGACCAGGGTCTCGCTCACCCTCCCGACGATCCGGGCCGCCCGCGAGGTCTGGCTGCTCGCGGCCGGTGAGGACAAGGCCGACGCGGTCGCGCTGGCCCTCTCCGGCCCGGGCGAGCTGCAGGCGCCCGCCTCGGGCGCGTACGGCCGCGCCCGGACGCTCTGGCTGCTCGACCGGGCCGCCGCGTCGAACATCCCGGCGGAGCTGTACCCGCCGGCCTCGGCCTGA
- a CDS encoding RNA polymerase-binding protein RbpA, translating into MASGNAIRGSRVGAGPMGEAERGESAPRNRISFWCANKHETRPSFAAEAVIPDTWDCPRCGFPAGQDEHNPPAPSRNEPYKTHLAYVRERRTDADGEAILAEALAKLRGEI; encoded by the coding sequence GTGGCAAGTGGCAACGCCATCCGTGGCAGCAGAGTCGGCGCCGGCCCGATGGGCGAGGCGGAGCGCGGCGAGTCCGCGCCCCGCAACCGGATCTCCTTCTGGTGCGCCAACAAGCACGAGACGCGCCCGAGCTTCGCCGCCGAGGCCGTCATCCCGGACACCTGGGACTGCCCGCGCTGCGGCTTCCCGGCCGGCCAGGACGAGCACAACCCGCCGGCCCCGTCGCGCAACGAGCCGTACAAGACCCACCTCGCGTACGTCCGCGAGCGGCGGACCGACGCCGACGGCGAGGCGATCCTCGCCGAGGCGCTGGCCAAGCTGCGCGGCGAGATCTGA
- the secG gene encoding preprotein translocase subunit SecG — MVLGFSIALIIFSLLMVLLVLLHKGKGGGLSDMFGGGAMSAGGGSAVAERNLDRITIIIGVGWFACVMVLGLVLKYKS; from the coding sequence TTGGTTCTCGGGTTCTCCATCGCCCTGATCATCTTCAGCCTGCTGATGGTGCTGCTGGTACTGCTGCACAAGGGCAAGGGCGGCGGCCTGTCCGACATGTTCGGCGGCGGCGCGATGTCCGCGGGCGGCGGCTCGGCCGTGGCCGAGCGCAACCTCGACCGCATCACGATCATCATCGGGGTCGGCTGGTTCGCGTGTGTCATGGTTCTCGGCCTGGTGCTCAAGTACAAGAGCTGA
- the tpiA gene encoding triose-phosphate isomerase, producing the protein MSERLPLMAGNWKMNLNHLEAIQHTQKLAFALADKDYEAVEVAVLAPFTDLRSVQTLVDGDKLKIKYGSQDISAHESGAYTGEVSGPMLAKLKCTYAAIGHSERRQYHGENEEIVNAKVKAAYRSGITPILCVGEPLEIRKAGTHVAHTLAQLDGALDGVPASDAESIVVAYEPVWAIGTGEVATPEDAQEVCAAIRVRLAELYDGELAAKVRVLYGGSVKASSAAGLMAKPDVDGALIGGASLDADEFVRIVRYREQAVG; encoded by the coding sequence ATGAGCGAGCGTCTCCCGCTGATGGCGGGCAACTGGAAGATGAACCTCAACCACCTTGAGGCCATCCAGCACACCCAGAAGCTGGCCTTCGCGCTGGCCGACAAGGACTACGAGGCGGTCGAGGTCGCGGTGCTCGCGCCGTTCACCGACCTGCGCTCGGTCCAGACCCTGGTCGACGGCGACAAGCTGAAGATCAAGTACGGTTCGCAGGACATCTCGGCCCACGAGTCCGGTGCCTACACCGGCGAGGTCTCCGGCCCGATGCTCGCCAAGCTGAAGTGCACCTACGCGGCCATCGGCCACTCGGAGCGCCGCCAGTACCACGGCGAGAACGAGGAGATCGTCAACGCCAAGGTGAAGGCGGCCTACCGCAGCGGCATCACGCCGATCCTGTGCGTCGGCGAGCCGCTGGAGATCCGCAAGGCGGGCACCCACGTCGCCCACACGCTGGCCCAGCTGGACGGCGCCCTGGACGGCGTGCCGGCCTCGGACGCCGAGAGCATCGTCGTGGCGTACGAGCCGGTGTGGGCGATCGGCACCGGCGAGGTGGCGACCCCCGAGGACGCCCAGGAGGTCTGCGCGGCGATCCGCGTCCGGCTGGCCGAGCTGTACGACGGTGAGCTGGCCGCGAAGGTCCGCGTGCTCTACGGCGGTTCGGTGAAGGCCTCCAGCGCGGCCGGCCTGATGGCCAAGCCCGATGTGGACGGCGCCCTGATCGGTGGTGCCTCCCTGGACGCCGACGAGTTCGTCAGGATCGTGCGTTACCGTGAGCAGGCAGTAGGCTAA
- the pgk gene encoding phosphoglycerate kinase, whose amino-acid sequence MKTIEDLDVAGKRVFVRADLNVPLSNGSITDDGRIRAVAPTIAKLLQAGAKVIVASHLGRPKGEPDPQFSLAPVAVRLGEILAAPVSFATDTVGESAKATVAALADGEVTLLENLRFNAGETAKDDAERGAFADALAGLADLYVGDGFGAVHRKHASVYDLPARLPHAVGDLIATEVGVLKRLTDEVERPYVVVLGGSKVSDKVGVIDNLLGKADRILIGGGMAYTFLAALGHEVGISLLQKDQIPTVLEYLERGKANGVEFVLPVDVSVSGSFPDLKTLAPVADFEVVDADKIPADKEGLDIGPKSRELFAAKLADAKTVFWNGPVGVFEHPAFAEGTKAVAQALLDSDAFTVVGGGDSAAAVRILGFDETKFGHISTGGGASLEYLEGKTLPGLAALEG is encoded by the coding sequence GTGAAGACCATCGAAGACCTCGACGTCGCCGGCAAGCGCGTGTTCGTCCGCGCCGACCTCAACGTCCCGCTCTCGAACGGGAGCATCACCGACGACGGCCGGATCCGTGCTGTCGCGCCGACCATCGCCAAGCTGCTGCAGGCCGGCGCGAAGGTGATCGTCGCGTCCCACCTGGGCCGTCCCAAGGGCGAGCCCGACCCGCAGTTCTCCCTCGCTCCGGTGGCCGTGCGCCTCGGTGAGATCCTTGCCGCGCCGGTCTCGTTCGCGACCGACACCGTGGGCGAGAGCGCGAAGGCCACCGTCGCCGCCCTGGCCGACGGCGAGGTCACGCTGCTCGAGAACCTGCGCTTCAACGCGGGTGAGACCGCCAAGGACGACGCCGAGCGCGGCGCCTTCGCGGACGCCCTCGCGGGCCTCGCCGACCTCTACGTGGGCGACGGCTTCGGTGCGGTGCACCGCAAGCACGCCTCGGTCTACGACCTGCCGGCCCGCCTGCCGCACGCCGTCGGCGACCTGATCGCCACCGAGGTGGGCGTGCTCAAGCGCCTCACCGACGAGGTCGAGCGCCCGTACGTCGTCGTGCTCGGCGGTTCGAAGGTCTCCGACAAGGTCGGCGTGATCGACAACCTGCTGGGCAAGGCCGACCGCATCCTGATCGGCGGCGGCATGGCGTACACCTTCCTCGCGGCTCTGGGCCACGAGGTGGGCATCTCGCTGCTGCAGAAGGACCAGATCCCCACCGTCCTGGAGTACCTGGAGCGCGGCAAGGCCAACGGCGTGGAGTTCGTGCTGCCGGTGGACGTCTCGGTCTCGGGGAGCTTCCCCGACCTGAAGACGCTGGCCCCGGTCGCCGACTTCGAGGTCGTCGACGCGGACAAGATCCCCGCCGACAAGGAGGGCCTGGACATCGGCCCGAAGTCGCGCGAGCTGTTCGCGGCCAAGCTGGCCGACGCGAAGACCGTGTTCTGGAACGGGCCGGTCGGCGTCTTCGAGCACCCGGCCTTCGCCGAGGGCACCAAGGCCGTCGCGCAGGCACTGCTCGACAGTGACGCGTTCACCGTGGTCGGTGGCGGGGACTCCGCCGCCGCCGTCCGTATCCTGGGCTTCGACGAGACGAAGTTCGGGCACATCTCGACCGGCGGGGGCGCGAGCCTCGAATACCTGGAGGGCAAGACCCTCCCCGGTCTCGCCGCCCTGGAAGGCTGA
- the gap gene encoding type I glyceraldehyde-3-phosphate dehydrogenase, producing MTIRVGINGFGRIGRNFFRAVRAQAADIEIVGVNDLTDTKTLAHLLKYDSILGTLQAEVSHTADSITVDGKTFKVIAERDPANLPWGELGVDIVIESTGIFTKADAAKKHVTAGAKKVIISAPATDEDVTIVMGVNDDKYDAANHTVISNASCTTNCVAPMAKVLQENFGIVKGLMTTVHAFTNDQVTLDFPHKDLRRARAASINIIPTSTGAAKATALVLPELKGKLDGTSLRVPVPTGSITDLVVTLEREVTVEEVNAAFQKASEGSLKGILQYTEDPIVSSDIVNSPFSTIFDSLMTMAQGNQVKIFGWYDNEWGYSNRLVNLTTLVGGQL from the coding sequence GTGACGATCCGGGTAGGCATCAACGGATTCGGCCGCATTGGCCGCAACTTCTTCCGCGCGGTTCGGGCCCAGGCCGCGGACATCGAGATCGTCGGTGTCAACGACCTGACCGACACCAAGACCCTGGCGCACCTGCTGAAGTACGACTCGATCCTGGGCACCCTCCAGGCCGAGGTCAGCCACACCGCTGACAGCATCACCGTCGACGGCAAGACCTTCAAGGTCATCGCCGAGCGCGACCCGGCCAACCTGCCCTGGGGCGAGCTGGGCGTGGACATCGTGATCGAGTCGACCGGCATCTTCACCAAGGCCGACGCTGCGAAGAAGCACGTCACCGCCGGTGCCAAGAAGGTCATCATCTCGGCGCCCGCCACCGACGAAGACGTCACCATCGTGATGGGCGTCAACGACGACAAGTACGACGCGGCGAACCACACCGTCATCTCCAACGCCTCCTGCACCACCAACTGCGTGGCGCCGATGGCCAAGGTTCTCCAGGAGAACTTCGGCATCGTCAAGGGCCTGATGACGACGGTGCACGCGTTCACCAACGACCAGGTCACGCTGGACTTCCCGCACAAGGACCTGCGTCGCGCCCGCGCCGCCTCGATCAACATCATCCCGACCTCGACGGGTGCCGCCAAGGCCACCGCCCTGGTCCTGCCGGAGCTCAAGGGCAAGCTGGACGGCACCTCGCTGCGCGTCCCGGTCCCGACCGGCTCGATCACCGACCTGGTCGTCACCCTCGAGCGCGAGGTCACCGTCGAGGAGGTCAACGCCGCCTTCCAGAAGGCGTCCGAGGGCTCCCTCAAGGGCATCCTGCAGTACACCGAGGACCCGATCGTCTCCTCCGACATCGTGAACTCGCCGTTCTCCACGATCTTCGACTCGCTGATGACCATGGCCCAGGGCAACCAGGTCAAGATCTTCGGCTGGTACGACAACGAGTGGGGCTACTCCAACCGCCTCGTCAACCTGACCACCCTCGTCGGCGGCCAGCTCTGA